A genome region from Calliopsis andreniformis isolate RMS-2024a chromosome 2, iyCalAndr_principal, whole genome shotgun sequence includes the following:
- the LOC143188069 gene encoding inositol polyphosphate-4-phosphatase type I A isoform X2 → MRFNKQELLTLATQPSQKFEKEGILYVRERQEGFFRRNEISLERWCRLRGNLLFYFKSREQWSEPLGVIILEQCFVRVEQPSNQVPYGFSIVFDGGLIQALGANSAEERDSWLQALQLASYDCMRSQLLALRQRIEAFSGHKHDTDIQMLRLQRGISTDPAEIPMCEISLACDNLLCDGHGRPPNPVLEIDVQPKGSKTWIKYARTEVVERSSNPGFLTTVSFRASDGLSTDTKVRITAYDVRERVSQTATPIGNAMVTLSTVQDTPRLRIPLKSAKTTTVGFLTINVWNLEAEDKGNSTESTPSKEPPSGTNQQIASHRRSQSLPPRLGTKMKLPHQGQLKLLFANPYIQTYRFHSGLGGDICVHEIMAESKLCFQFPQHLLAIWIQEEKELLQEVAGMGELREPWHTKQVDLLDRHLHLLHLYSQAKENLAAFKGSYFKRSSRKNDRTLEFAPLNLHLQRMWVHNDTLNKCGFYDFITVGAFTAHSHKSKNGGLIRLVQALKESPTRGSQLYQGTSKITMAHDAIQAIKQLRRDVVEAMRALMKLAKEKQTSGMLPICEDMITKTRILLSLWDPGLVEEALTFLEEYKVAKVQDDTNDDTLNLDFKANQSLSPFKRITQQLNFDLKSPDFDDFVTPDTPECVKDLWTRENEKNSYAMFSSKNERARVNAKNVSSTVSEDANEENFVIFPAAENDGKDMQITTNDNFVDNIPNICNNKNNDSGDNVDVNNETDNDTAKERNIAIETEDSEEREEVKSDIDPCKRFLDTQKMCNSPSANYYKPTDEPEPWDLTQLNIEASVMCLVSKVKFLCGRCSSPAVRLRNRNTVGRSHSLKGRFPNDRNKNVQVVTIQPKNDVKTEESSKLLEGVENRVGSRQHATSSSSSSPNPCSGTEKTTPALSKAKEVCQAVDSMTRVIKSNSGQRNKFTEGLDFASIVDWTSELRPSMKKLRQAMDGLLKTARLTHSVFRVQEDAKMAQRACNVRYRRDVCFSQALTSLVSGIMAKLWCQRPDPMFLLILTTLGPLVSFEGLLSYYGDEIDMWGDMAVAVEDMHTVTFTLTRCGIQPRLEGNNNGPFQLPLPRVLGSRAALTVMLPVPDAIYSLLPLVPSSRQTISFNVTPVFFNVGINEMASLAESLGTTKPQQKSNMDNFDRLNEYYLRFKKLNLPMETTSTRLGTRSPLGQTLTELMVTLKATVQAKVNKNVEILQLSSQICRRMRGLRFTSCKSAKDRTGMSITLEQVNILSAEYHLAEHEFTRALDCMRSEGCRRENTWKNIGIRKYAFNSLQILTFPKLYRPPTGTYGSAQT, encoded by the exons TAAGTTTGGAGAGATGGTGCAGATTACGAGGGAACCTATTGTTTTATTTCAAATCACGGGAGCAATGGTCGGAACCCCTAGGAGTAATAATACTCGAACAATGCTTCGTTCGAGTGGAACAACCGAGCAACCAGGTTCCTTACGGATTCAGCATAG TATTCGACGGAGGCTTGATCCAAGCGCTGGGTGCGAACTCGGCCGAAGAGAGGGACAGTTGGTTGCAGGCTCTTCAGTTGGCTAGCTACGACTGTATGCGAAGCCAGTTACTTGCTTTGCGACAACGAATAGAGGCGTTCAGTGGACATAAGCACGATACAGATATTCAGATGTTGCGGCTACAGAGAGGAATTTCTACAG ATCCTGCCGAAATACCAATGTGTGAGATATCACTGGCTTGTGACAATCTCCTCTGCGACGGGCACGGTCGACCACCAAATCCGGTCTTAGAGATAGACGTTCAGCCTAAAGGCTCCAAAACGTGGATCAAGTACGCGCGAACAGAAGTAGTGGAA CGGAGCAGCAATCCTGGCTTCTTAACAACCGTGAGCTTTCGTGCCAGTGACGGCTTATCCACGGACACAAAAGTGAGGATAACTGCGTACGATGTCAGGGAACGTGTCAGTCAAACAGCAACACCGATAGGGAATGCGATGGTGACTTTGAGCACGGTTCAAGACACTCCCAG GTTGAGGATACCTTTGAAATCGGCGAAAACGACCACTGTTGGCTTTCTGACGATCAATGTGTGGAACCTAGAGGCGGAAGATAAGGGGAATAGTACTGAGAGTACACCGTCGAAGGAGCCTCCATCGGGAACAAATCAACAG ATAGCTTCACACAGACGCTCGCAATCGTTACCACCTCGATTAGGAACGAAAATGAAGTTACCACATCAGGGTCAATTGAAGCTTCTGTTCGCCAATCCGTATATACAGACATATAG GTTTCACTCAGGTTTAGGCGGAGACATCTGCGTTCACGAAATCATGGCTGAAAGTAAACTTTGCTTTCAATTTCCGCAACATTTACT GGCCATTTGGATTCAAGAAGAAAAAGAACTATTACAAGAAGTGGCTGGTATGGGTGAACTTCGAGAACCTTGGCATACTAAACAGGTGGATTTGCTTGATCGTCATCTTcaccttttgcatctttattcgcaGGCTAAAGAGAATTTGGCTGCATTTAAAG GGAGCTATTTCAAACGGTCCTCGCGCAAAAACGATAGGACACTCGAGTTCGCGCCGCTCAACTTACACCTCCAACGAATGTGGGTTCACAACGATACGCTGAATAAATGCGGCTTCTACGACTTTATAACTGTTGGAGCATTTACTGCACATTCGCATAAAAGTAAAAATGGCGGTCTTATTAG GCTAGTGCAGGCTCTGAAAGAGTCACCGACGCGTGGCAGTCAGTTGTACCAAGGAACATCGAAAATAACAATGGCGCACGATGCCATACAGGCGATCAAGCAACTCCGACGGGACGTGGTCGAAGCCATGCGCGCATTGATGAAACTCGCCAAAGAAAAACAGACTAGCGGAATGTTACCAATTTGCGAGGATATGATAACAAAAACAAGGATTCTGCTCAGTCTCTGGGATCCAGGTTTGGTCGAGGAAGCTTTAACATTTCTTGAGGAATATAAGGTGGCTAAAGTTCAAGACGATACGAACGATGACACTCTCAACTTGGACTTTAAGGCGAATCAGTCCTTGTCTCCGTTCAAACGGATTACACAGCAATTGAACTTCGATCTAAAAAGTCCCGATTTCGATGATTTTGTCACGCCTGATACTCCAGAATGCGTGAAAGATCTGTGGACAAGGGAGAATGAGAAAAACAGTTATGCTATGTTCTCCTCGAAAAATGAACGAGCCCGTGTTAATGCGAAAAACGTTAGTTCTACTGTCAGTGAGGATGCGAATGAGGAAAATTTTGTCATTTTTCCTGCAGCTGAAAACGATGGCAAGGACATGCAAATTACAACAAATGATAACTTTGTCGATAACATACCTAACATCTGCAACAATAAAAACAATGACAGTGGTGACAACGTGGATGTTAATAATGAGACCGATAATGATACTGCAAAAGAACGTAACATCGCCATCGAAACTGAGGATAGCGAAGAAAGGGAGGAAGTTAAAAGTGACATCGATCCATGTAAACGATTTTTGGACACTCAGAAAATGTGCAATTCACCTTCGGCCAATTACTATAAACCCACAGATGAACCTGAGCCTTGGGATTTAAcgcagctgaatattgaggcaaGCGTGATGTGCTTGGTATCGAAGGTAAAATTCCTCTGTGGAAGATGTAGTAGTCCAGCTGTGCGTCTACGGAACAGGAACACTGTAGGAAGATCGCATAGTTTAAAAGGCCGATTTCCAAACGATCGTAACAAAAATGTTCAAGTGGTAACAATTCAGCCAAAAAACGATGTTAAAACTGAGGAATCGAGTAAGCTACTCGAAGGTGTAGAAAATCGTGTAGGTTCGCGACAGCATGCAACTTCGAGTTCGAGTTCAAGCCCTAATCCGTGCTCAGGAACAGAGAAAACAACACCAGCATTGTCTAAAGCCAAAGAAG TGTGTCAAGCAGTCGATTCCATGACGAGGGTGATCAAAAGCAATTCAGGACAGAGAAACAAATTCACTGAGGGTCTAGATTTTGCTTCAATCGTCGACTGGACAAGTGAACTCAGGCCAAGTATGAAAAAGTTGCGGCAAGCTATGGATGGCTTATTAAAGACCGCCAGATTGACGCACTCAGTGTTTAGGGTGCAGGAAGATGCGAAAATGGCCCAGCGTGCTTGTAACGTTAGATACAGGCGAGATGTCTGTTTTAGTCAAGCA TTAACCAGCTTGGTGTCTGGTATAATGGCAAAACTGTGGTGCCAGAGACCGGATCCTATGTTTTTGTTAATTCTGACTACGCTTGGACCTCTGGTCTCATTCGAAGGACTTCTCAGTTATTATGGAGACGAGATTGACATGTGGGGAGACATGGCAGTGGCTGTAGAAGATATGCACACCGTCACCTTTACTTTGACTAGATGCGGCATACAGCCAAG ACTCGAAGGAAACAATAATGGCCCATTTCAACTGCCTCTACCAAGAGTTCTCGGCTCTCGTGCTGCTTTGACAGTCATGCTTCCTGTGCCAGACGCGATTTATTCTCTGCTACCACTGGTTCCTTCTTCAAGGCAGACCATCTCCTTTAACGTCACCCCCGTCTTCTTTAATGTCGGTATCAACGAGATGGCCTCCCTCGCGGAAAGCCTTGGTACCACGAAACCACAACAGAAGAGCAACATGGATAATTTTGATAGACTGAATGAATATTATTTGCGGTTTAAGAAGCTTAATCTACCCATGGAGACAACCTCCACTCGAC TCGGCACGAGATCGCCACTTGGCCAAACATTGACGGAGCTGATGGTCACCCTAAAAGCTACTGTTCAAGCCAAAGTAAACAAGAACGTGGAAATTCTGCAATTGTCCTCCCAGATCTGTCGACGAATGCGCGGTTTGAGGTTTACCAGCTGCAAAAGCGCGAAGGATCGTACTGGCATGTCCATCACCTTGGAACAAGTAAATATATTGTCTGCTGAATATCACTTGGCCGAACACGAATTCACCAGGGCTCTCGATTGTATGCGAAG CGAGGGATGCCGAAGAGAGAACACCTGGAAAAATATTGGAATAAGGAAATACGCATTTAATAGCTTACAAATTTTGACGTTCCCAAAGCTCTATCGTCCACCAACAGGAACTTATGGATCGGCACAAACTTAA
- the LOC143188069 gene encoding inositol polyphosphate-4-phosphatase type I A isoform X1 — protein sequence MRFNKQELLTLATQPSQKFEKEGILYVRERQEGFFRRNESTGKKSNNKCQKGKTHKTLRDLSCVTASTSKVSLERWCRLRGNLLFYFKSREQWSEPLGVIILEQCFVRVEQPSNQVPYGFSIVFDGGLIQALGANSAEERDSWLQALQLASYDCMRSQLLALRQRIEAFSGHKHDTDIQMLRLQRGISTDPAEIPMCEISLACDNLLCDGHGRPPNPVLEIDVQPKGSKTWIKYARTEVVERSSNPGFLTTVSFRASDGLSTDTKVRITAYDVRERVSQTATPIGNAMVTLSTVQDTPRLRIPLKSAKTTTVGFLTINVWNLEAEDKGNSTESTPSKEPPSGTNQQIASHRRSQSLPPRLGTKMKLPHQGQLKLLFANPYIQTYRFHSGLGGDICVHEIMAESKLCFQFPQHLLAIWIQEEKELLQEVAGMGELREPWHTKQVDLLDRHLHLLHLYSQAKENLAAFKGSYFKRSSRKNDRTLEFAPLNLHLQRMWVHNDTLNKCGFYDFITVGAFTAHSHKSKNGGLIRLVQALKESPTRGSQLYQGTSKITMAHDAIQAIKQLRRDVVEAMRALMKLAKEKQTSGMLPICEDMITKTRILLSLWDPGLVEEALTFLEEYKVAKVQDDTNDDTLNLDFKANQSLSPFKRITQQLNFDLKSPDFDDFVTPDTPECVKDLWTRENEKNSYAMFSSKNERARVNAKNVSSTVSEDANEENFVIFPAAENDGKDMQITTNDNFVDNIPNICNNKNNDSGDNVDVNNETDNDTAKERNIAIETEDSEEREEVKSDIDPCKRFLDTQKMCNSPSANYYKPTDEPEPWDLTQLNIEASVMCLVSKVKFLCGRCSSPAVRLRNRNTVGRSHSLKGRFPNDRNKNVQVVTIQPKNDVKTEESSKLLEGVENRVGSRQHATSSSSSSPNPCSGTEKTTPALSKAKEVCQAVDSMTRVIKSNSGQRNKFTEGLDFASIVDWTSELRPSMKKLRQAMDGLLKTARLTHSVFRVQEDAKMAQRACNVRYRRDVCFSQALTSLVSGIMAKLWCQRPDPMFLLILTTLGPLVSFEGLLSYYGDEIDMWGDMAVAVEDMHTVTFTLTRCGIQPRLEGNNNGPFQLPLPRVLGSRAALTVMLPVPDAIYSLLPLVPSSRQTISFNVTPVFFNVGINEMASLAESLGTTKPQQKSNMDNFDRLNEYYLRFKKLNLPMETTSTRLGTRSPLGQTLTELMVTLKATVQAKVNKNVEILQLSSQICRRMRGLRFTSCKSAKDRTGMSITLEQVNILSAEYHLAEHEFTRALDCMRSEGCRRENTWKNIGIRKYAFNSLQILTFPKLYRPPTGTYGSAQT from the exons GTACAGGTAAAAAATCTAACAACAAATGTCAAAAGGGAAAAACTCATAAGACACTGCGAGACCTCAGTTGCGTTACAGCCAGTACGAGTAAAG TAAGTTTGGAGAGATGGTGCAGATTACGAGGGAACCTATTGTTTTATTTCAAATCACGGGAGCAATGGTCGGAACCCCTAGGAGTAATAATACTCGAACAATGCTTCGTTCGAGTGGAACAACCGAGCAACCAGGTTCCTTACGGATTCAGCATAG TATTCGACGGAGGCTTGATCCAAGCGCTGGGTGCGAACTCGGCCGAAGAGAGGGACAGTTGGTTGCAGGCTCTTCAGTTGGCTAGCTACGACTGTATGCGAAGCCAGTTACTTGCTTTGCGACAACGAATAGAGGCGTTCAGTGGACATAAGCACGATACAGATATTCAGATGTTGCGGCTACAGAGAGGAATTTCTACAG ATCCTGCCGAAATACCAATGTGTGAGATATCACTGGCTTGTGACAATCTCCTCTGCGACGGGCACGGTCGACCACCAAATCCGGTCTTAGAGATAGACGTTCAGCCTAAAGGCTCCAAAACGTGGATCAAGTACGCGCGAACAGAAGTAGTGGAA CGGAGCAGCAATCCTGGCTTCTTAACAACCGTGAGCTTTCGTGCCAGTGACGGCTTATCCACGGACACAAAAGTGAGGATAACTGCGTACGATGTCAGGGAACGTGTCAGTCAAACAGCAACACCGATAGGGAATGCGATGGTGACTTTGAGCACGGTTCAAGACACTCCCAG GTTGAGGATACCTTTGAAATCGGCGAAAACGACCACTGTTGGCTTTCTGACGATCAATGTGTGGAACCTAGAGGCGGAAGATAAGGGGAATAGTACTGAGAGTACACCGTCGAAGGAGCCTCCATCGGGAACAAATCAACAG ATAGCTTCACACAGACGCTCGCAATCGTTACCACCTCGATTAGGAACGAAAATGAAGTTACCACATCAGGGTCAATTGAAGCTTCTGTTCGCCAATCCGTATATACAGACATATAG GTTTCACTCAGGTTTAGGCGGAGACATCTGCGTTCACGAAATCATGGCTGAAAGTAAACTTTGCTTTCAATTTCCGCAACATTTACT GGCCATTTGGATTCAAGAAGAAAAAGAACTATTACAAGAAGTGGCTGGTATGGGTGAACTTCGAGAACCTTGGCATACTAAACAGGTGGATTTGCTTGATCGTCATCTTcaccttttgcatctttattcgcaGGCTAAAGAGAATTTGGCTGCATTTAAAG GGAGCTATTTCAAACGGTCCTCGCGCAAAAACGATAGGACACTCGAGTTCGCGCCGCTCAACTTACACCTCCAACGAATGTGGGTTCACAACGATACGCTGAATAAATGCGGCTTCTACGACTTTATAACTGTTGGAGCATTTACTGCACATTCGCATAAAAGTAAAAATGGCGGTCTTATTAG GCTAGTGCAGGCTCTGAAAGAGTCACCGACGCGTGGCAGTCAGTTGTACCAAGGAACATCGAAAATAACAATGGCGCACGATGCCATACAGGCGATCAAGCAACTCCGACGGGACGTGGTCGAAGCCATGCGCGCATTGATGAAACTCGCCAAAGAAAAACAGACTAGCGGAATGTTACCAATTTGCGAGGATATGATAACAAAAACAAGGATTCTGCTCAGTCTCTGGGATCCAGGTTTGGTCGAGGAAGCTTTAACATTTCTTGAGGAATATAAGGTGGCTAAAGTTCAAGACGATACGAACGATGACACTCTCAACTTGGACTTTAAGGCGAATCAGTCCTTGTCTCCGTTCAAACGGATTACACAGCAATTGAACTTCGATCTAAAAAGTCCCGATTTCGATGATTTTGTCACGCCTGATACTCCAGAATGCGTGAAAGATCTGTGGACAAGGGAGAATGAGAAAAACAGTTATGCTATGTTCTCCTCGAAAAATGAACGAGCCCGTGTTAATGCGAAAAACGTTAGTTCTACTGTCAGTGAGGATGCGAATGAGGAAAATTTTGTCATTTTTCCTGCAGCTGAAAACGATGGCAAGGACATGCAAATTACAACAAATGATAACTTTGTCGATAACATACCTAACATCTGCAACAATAAAAACAATGACAGTGGTGACAACGTGGATGTTAATAATGAGACCGATAATGATACTGCAAAAGAACGTAACATCGCCATCGAAACTGAGGATAGCGAAGAAAGGGAGGAAGTTAAAAGTGACATCGATCCATGTAAACGATTTTTGGACACTCAGAAAATGTGCAATTCACCTTCGGCCAATTACTATAAACCCACAGATGAACCTGAGCCTTGGGATTTAAcgcagctgaatattgaggcaaGCGTGATGTGCTTGGTATCGAAGGTAAAATTCCTCTGTGGAAGATGTAGTAGTCCAGCTGTGCGTCTACGGAACAGGAACACTGTAGGAAGATCGCATAGTTTAAAAGGCCGATTTCCAAACGATCGTAACAAAAATGTTCAAGTGGTAACAATTCAGCCAAAAAACGATGTTAAAACTGAGGAATCGAGTAAGCTACTCGAAGGTGTAGAAAATCGTGTAGGTTCGCGACAGCATGCAACTTCGAGTTCGAGTTCAAGCCCTAATCCGTGCTCAGGAACAGAGAAAACAACACCAGCATTGTCTAAAGCCAAAGAAG TGTGTCAAGCAGTCGATTCCATGACGAGGGTGATCAAAAGCAATTCAGGACAGAGAAACAAATTCACTGAGGGTCTAGATTTTGCTTCAATCGTCGACTGGACAAGTGAACTCAGGCCAAGTATGAAAAAGTTGCGGCAAGCTATGGATGGCTTATTAAAGACCGCCAGATTGACGCACTCAGTGTTTAGGGTGCAGGAAGATGCGAAAATGGCCCAGCGTGCTTGTAACGTTAGATACAGGCGAGATGTCTGTTTTAGTCAAGCA TTAACCAGCTTGGTGTCTGGTATAATGGCAAAACTGTGGTGCCAGAGACCGGATCCTATGTTTTTGTTAATTCTGACTACGCTTGGACCTCTGGTCTCATTCGAAGGACTTCTCAGTTATTATGGAGACGAGATTGACATGTGGGGAGACATGGCAGTGGCTGTAGAAGATATGCACACCGTCACCTTTACTTTGACTAGATGCGGCATACAGCCAAG ACTCGAAGGAAACAATAATGGCCCATTTCAACTGCCTCTACCAAGAGTTCTCGGCTCTCGTGCTGCTTTGACAGTCATGCTTCCTGTGCCAGACGCGATTTATTCTCTGCTACCACTGGTTCCTTCTTCAAGGCAGACCATCTCCTTTAACGTCACCCCCGTCTTCTTTAATGTCGGTATCAACGAGATGGCCTCCCTCGCGGAAAGCCTTGGTACCACGAAACCACAACAGAAGAGCAACATGGATAATTTTGATAGACTGAATGAATATTATTTGCGGTTTAAGAAGCTTAATCTACCCATGGAGACAACCTCCACTCGAC TCGGCACGAGATCGCCACTTGGCCAAACATTGACGGAGCTGATGGTCACCCTAAAAGCTACTGTTCAAGCCAAAGTAAACAAGAACGTGGAAATTCTGCAATTGTCCTCCCAGATCTGTCGACGAATGCGCGGTTTGAGGTTTACCAGCTGCAAAAGCGCGAAGGATCGTACTGGCATGTCCATCACCTTGGAACAAGTAAATATATTGTCTGCTGAATATCACTTGGCCGAACACGAATTCACCAGGGCTCTCGATTGTATGCGAAG CGAGGGATGCCGAAGAGAGAACACCTGGAAAAATATTGGAATAAGGAAATACGCATTTAATAGCTTACAAATTTTGACGTTCCCAAAGCTCTATCGTCCACCAACAGGAACTTATGGATCGGCACAAACTTAA